In Chengkuizengella sediminis, one DNA window encodes the following:
- a CDS encoding ABC transporter permease, whose amino-acid sequence MIQNNFSIKQKKEKRMIIVIQMFILLSFFSLWEVAGRLKWVDVLLFSYPSKILNLLYLKLIDGTLLPHISTTLIETVIGFFLGTLCGTLLAILIWSSKILEKVLDPFLVVLNSMPKIALGPLFIVGLGPGYLSIIAMTLAITVIITTLVVLNSFKEIDSNYIKVVQIFGASKSETFLKVILPASIPTIVSTLKVNVGLAWIGSIVGEFLVSQQGLGYLIIYGFQVFNFTLVMGSLFIIAIFATIMYQGVAYLEMRLNK is encoded by the coding sequence ATGATTCAAAATAATTTTTCCATAAAACAAAAAAAAGAAAAGCGGATGATTATAGTCATACAAATGTTTATTTTGTTATCATTTTTTAGTTTATGGGAAGTTGCCGGGCGATTAAAATGGGTAGATGTGTTGCTTTTTAGTTATCCTAGTAAAATATTAAATCTATTATATTTGAAGTTAATAGATGGAACTTTACTACCTCATATAAGTACAACATTAATTGAAACAGTGATAGGGTTCTTTTTAGGAACTTTATGTGGCACCTTGTTAGCAATTTTAATTTGGAGCTCTAAAATTCTTGAAAAAGTGCTAGATCCCTTTTTAGTTGTATTGAATAGTATGCCCAAAATAGCTTTAGGTCCACTTTTTATTGTAGGATTAGGACCAGGGTACTTATCGATCATTGCAATGACGCTTGCTATCACCGTTATCATTACAACTTTAGTAGTTTTAAATAGTTTTAAGGAAATTGATTCAAATTATATAAAAGTGGTGCAGATTTTTGGTGCTAGCAAAAGTGAAACATTTTTGAAGGTCATTTTACCGGCTTCCATTCCTACCATAGTATCAACATTAAAGGTAAACGTAGGATTAGCATGGATCGGATCTATCGTTGGAGAGTTCTTAGTCTCTCAGCAAGGACTGGGTTATTTGATTATTTATGGATTTCAAGTATTTAATTTCACATTAGTAATGGGCAGCTTATTTATTATTGCCATTTTTGCAACGATAATGTATCAGGGAGTAGCTTATCTAGAGATGAGATTAAATAAGTAA